One window from the genome of Penaeus monodon isolate SGIC_2016 chromosome 4, NSTDA_Pmon_1, whole genome shotgun sequence encodes:
- the LOC119572564 gene encoding uncharacterized protein LOC119572564 has protein sequence MGLHSESAVFNHIRITYVSMLRMSLVSVYTVKNYPIILPMCIPAWYQVGNIFLMKCNISLISLKVNIVKSYILSFVKYRSLQSINLLRLEPPVPYQTRYQGTVIVDVTDKQTTIEGLYKPSDRTELLVKTEHTECGACPLCALQLNLKHTDVLVLSQFLRSDGCMLPKRITGLCNSQQKKVTLLVAMAQKAGLMPNLAPYWSKKDPKKRFGSKKFNRYFDEETLNIRI, from the exons ATGG GGTTACACTCGGAAAGCGCAGTGTTTAATCACATACGAATCACCTATGTTTCCATGCTCCGCATG tctctggtGAGTGTCTATACTGTCAAGAACTACCCAATAATTTTACCAATGTGTATACCAGCCTGGTATCAAGttggaaatattttcttaat GAAATGCAACATTAGTCTGATCTCCCTGAAGGTTAATATTGTGAAAAGCTATATTTTATCCTTTGTAAAATACAGGAGCCTACAGTCTATAAACTTGCT GAGATTGGAGCCACCAGTGCCATATCAAACAAGGTATCAGGGAACAG TTATCGTTGAtgtaacagataaacagacaacaaTAGAGGGTCTCTACAAACCATCAGATCGAACTGAACTGCTTGTCAAGACTGAgcatactgagtgtggtgcttgTCCTCTCTGTGCCCTTCAGCTGAACCTAAAACATACT GATGTTTTGGTTTTGTCTCAGTTCTTGCGCTCAGATGGATGCATGCTGCCGAAGCGAATCACTGGCTTATGTAATAGTCAACAGAAGAAAGTGACCCTGCTAGTTGCCATGGCTCAAAAAGCAG GATTGATGCCCAACCTGGCCCCCTATTGGAGTAAGAAGGATCCCAAGAAACGGTTTGGATCTAAGAAATTCAACAGATATTTTGATGAGGAGACAttaaatattagaatataa